In Candidatus Omnitrophota bacterium, a single genomic region encodes these proteins:
- a CDS encoding penicillin-binding transpeptidase domain-containing protein, with protein sequence MYSKSHKLRLSSFLLFSIFLLIVLLARLYYIQIVKFDSFSKIALNQQDITINISPQRGVIYDRTLKELAISLKVYSAWANPRLIKDKTRAADRVSDILDLDSSLVLERLNKNKSFVWLKRMISEPELNGLNDSQIKGVYLLAESKRFYPKGKLASHLLGFCGLDGYGLEGVELSYDNFLRGAVGWRYTLQDGRGKEITTMEKELMPTINGRNLILTIDEIIQYIAEEELLQAVDKWKAVSGTIIIMEPSTGKILALANYPTFNPNFFSNTKPRFWRNRAITDCFEPGSTFKIVTASAALEEGLLNLDDKFYCEEGAYKIGKRILHDYHPYGWLTFKEVIVKSSNIGTVKVAREVLGGERLQRYIKRFGFGEKTGIDLPGEIVGIAKDPSQWSGTTLSAIPIGQEIAVTALQLASAVSCIANGGLLIKPRVVGEIRDEDFKVVRSFKPEVIRRLLSEKVAAQMRSILKGVVEKGTGRLAGLNGYTAAGKTGTAQKARLDGKGYFRRKFVASFIGFAPVREPAISVVVILDEPRPVHFGGVVCAPVFKKVAEKILSYLEIRPDETG encoded by the coding sequence TAGCCCTTAATCAGCAGGATATTACAATCAACATTTCTCCTCAGAGAGGGGTTATTTATGACCGGACATTAAAAGAGCTGGCTATTTCCTTAAAGGTCTATTCAGCCTGGGCAAATCCCCGTTTGATAAAGGATAAAACAAGGGCAGCCGATAGAGTATCGGATATTTTAGACCTTGATTCTTCCCTGGTTTTAGAGAGATTAAATAAAAATAAGTCTTTTGTCTGGCTGAAAAGGATGATTTCAGAGCCAGAGTTGAACGGGCTTAATGATTCACAGATAAAAGGGGTGTATCTTTTAGCTGAGAGCAAGCGTTTTTATCCTAAAGGCAAACTGGCTTCGCATCTATTGGGGTTTTGCGGCCTGGACGGATACGGCCTGGAGGGAGTAGAGTTGTCTTATGATAATTTCTTAAGAGGCGCGGTCGGCTGGCGATACACGCTTCAAGACGGCCGGGGTAAAGAAATAACCACCATGGAAAAGGAACTTATGCCGACAATAAACGGCCGCAACCTGATCTTGACCATAGATGAGATCATTCAGTATATTGCCGAAGAAGAACTGTTACAAGCGGTTGATAAATGGAAAGCTGTTTCGGGTACCATTATTATAATGGAGCCGTCTACCGGTAAGATACTGGCCTTAGCAAATTATCCGACGTTTAACCCTAATTTTTTTAGCAATACAAAACCTCGGTTCTGGCGCAACAGAGCGATAACCGATTGTTTTGAGCCAGGGTCCACATTTAAAATCGTTACCGCCAGCGCAGCGTTGGAAGAAGGGTTATTAAATTTAGATGATAAATTTTATTGCGAGGAAGGTGCCTATAAGATAGGAAAACGCATCCTTCATGATTATCACCCGTATGGCTGGCTGACCTTTAAAGAGGTAATAGTTAAATCGAGTAATATTGGGACAGTGAAGGTTGCCCGGGAAGTCTTAGGCGGAGAAAGGCTGCAGCGTTACATAAAACGTTTTGGCTTTGGCGAAAAAACAGGAATAGATTTGCCGGGAGAAATAGTGGGCATTGCCAAAGATCCCAGCCAATGGTCAGGGACAACTCTCAGCGCCATACCAATAGGCCAGGAAATAGCGGTTACTGCTTTACAGCTTGCCAGTGCGGTTTCTTGTATTGCTAATGGCGGTCTGCTGATCAAACCCCGGGTGGTTGGTGAGATAAGAGACGAAGATTTTAAGGTCGTTAGATCATTTAAGCCCGAAGTAATCCGCAGACTGCTCAGCGAAAAAGTAGCTGCGCAGATGAGGAGTATCTTAAAAGGAGTGGTTGAAAAAGGGACAGGAAGATTAGCCGGGCTGAACGGCTATACGGCAGCCGGCAAGACAGGAACAGCTCAAAAGGCCAGACTGGATGGGAAGGGATATTTCCGCAGGAAGTTTGTCGCCTCCTTTATCGGTTTTGCTCCTGTACGGGAGCCGGCAATCAGCGTAGTTGTAATTTTAGATGAACCCCGGCCGGTCCACTTTGGCGGAGTGGTTTGCGCACCGGTGTTTAAAAAAGTAGCGGAAAAAATATTGAGTTATTTAGAAATAAGACCCGATGAAACAGGTTAA